A portion of the Carcharodon carcharias isolate sCarCar2 chromosome 18, sCarCar2.pri, whole genome shotgun sequence genome contains these proteins:
- the si:rp71-68n21.9 gene encoding kelch-like protein 9 isoform X1 has product MPLKWKLCNSPSDRRFLVSVLKASRTTTASPAYISLLEEDTFPLKVSLACSRMGVSKNCQPSASLTSSQAFNSETHSSAVLQGFNNLRNNGLLCDVTLVPEDGDERFPVHRAIMASASDYFKAMFTGGMKEQELMSIKLHGISKTGLKNIIEFIYTSKLSLNMDNLQDILEAASFLQIMPILEFCKELLISQVSLENCVEIGRIANAYHLTKVDDYIKDCILKNLLTLLNNGEFIKLSYDQLAFALGNDSLKNCSELQLFKAACQWLQHEECRMQFAAKLMKHIRFPLMSPQELLEHVQKVEFMRTDTTCVNLLLEASNYQMLPYMQPIMQSERTRIRSNSTHLVTLGGVLRQQLLVSKELRLFDENTQMWKSLAAMDVPRYQHGVAVIGNFLFVVGGQSNYDTKGKTAVDTTYRYDPRYNKWKQMGSLNEKRTFFHLSALKGNLYAVGGRNVAGELATVERYNPTTNEWTFATRMNEPHYGHAGTVHGGYMYISGGITHDTFQKELQCYNPETNSWSRKSDMSTVRGLHCMCSVGDRLYVIGGNHFRGTNDYDDVLCCEYYCPNADQWSHIAPMLRGQSDVGVAVFNNNIYVIGGYSWNNRCMVEIVQKYDPEKNEWQKVFDVPEPLGGIRACTLTVHMPEDELESPPRESPLVAPHDT; this is encoded by the exons ATGCCATTGAAATGGAAACTCTGTAATAGCCCCAGTGACAGAAGATTCTTGGTTTCTGTTCTCAAGGCATCCAGGACAACTACAGCCTCTCCAGCATACAT TTCGCTGCTAGAAGAGGACACTTTTCCTCTGAAAGTGTCTTTGGCCTGCAGTAGGATGGGAGTGTCAAAAAATTGCCAGCCTTCTGCTTCTCTTACAAGCTCTCAAGCCTTCAACAGTGAGACACATAGCTCAGCTGTGCTGCAG GGGTTTAACAACCTGAGAAATAATGGTTTACTCTGCGATGTTACTTTAGTGCCAGAAGATGGAGATGAAAGATTTCCTGTGCATAGAGCCATTATGGCATCAGCGAGTGACTATTTTAAGGCCATGTTCACAG GTGGTATGAAAGAACAGGAACTGATGTCTATCAAACTACATGGAATAAGCAAAACAGGACTGAAAAATATTATAGAGTTCATCTATACATCCAAACTGTCTCTCAATATGGACAACCTCCAGGACATACTAGAGGCAGCCAGCTTCCTTCAGATAATGCCTATCCTTGAGTTCTGCAAAGAGCTTCTAATTTCTCAG GTTTCTCTCGAAAACTGTGTCGAAATTGGTCGTATTGCTAATGCATACCACTTGACCAAAGTAGATGATTACATCAAAGACTGTATTCTGAAGAACTTGTTAACACTATTAAACAATGGGGAATTTATTAAGTTGTCATACGACCAACTTGCCTTTGCACTTGGCAATGATAGCCTGAAAAACTGCTCTGAGCTTCAGTTATTTAAAGCTGCCTGTCAGTGGCTGCAGCACGAGGAATGTCGAATGCAGTTTGCTGCAAAACTGATGAAGCACATTCGTTTCCCACTGATGTCACCACAGGAGCTTCTTGAACATGTTCAGAAAGTTGAGTTCATGCGAACTGATACCACTTGTGTTAACCTTCTACTTGAAGCTAGCAACTACCAGATGTTGCCTTACATGCAACCAATCATGCAGTCAGAAAGGACTAGGATCCGTTCCAATtcgacacacctggtcaccctgGGGGGTGTTCTCCGCCAGCAGCTTCTGGTGAGCAAGGAGTTGCGTTTGTTTGATGAGAACACTCAAATGTGGAAGTCGTTGGCTGCCATGGATGTGCCACGTTACCAGCATGGTGTAGCTGTGATTGGAAATTTCCTCTTTGTAGTTGGTGGGCAGAGCAACTATGACACAAAAGGGAAAACAGCTGTTGATACAACATATAGATATGACCCCCGCTACAACAAGTGGAAACAGATGGGCTCCCTAAATGAAAAGAGAACTTTCTTCCATTTAAGTGCTCTTAAAGGAAATCTGTATGCAGTAGGAGGCCGGAATGTTGCTGGAGAATTAG CCACGGTTGAACGCTACAATCCGACAACCAACGAATGGACTTTTGCCACTCGAATGAATGAGCCTCACTATGGACATGCTGGAACAGTTCATGGGGGATACATGTACATATCAG GTGGAATTACTCATGATACATTTCAGAAAGAACTGCAGTGCTATAATCCAGAAACTAACAGTTGGTCCCGAAAATCAGACATGTCTACAGTTCGTGGGTTACATTGTATGTGCTCGGTTGGAGATCGGCTTTATGTTATTGGAGGGAACCATTTCCGGGGCACAAATGACTATGATGACGTACTGTGTTGCGAGTACTATTGCCCGAATGCAGATCAGTGGAGTCACATTGCTCCAATGCTACGTGGACAGAGTGACGTTGGTGTAGCAGTGTTTAACAACAACATATATGTCATTGGGGGCTATTCGTGGAACAATCGTTGCATGGTAGAAATTGTCCAGAAGTACGACCCAGAAAAGAATGAGTGGCAGAAAGTTTTTGATGTGCCTGAACCACTAGGTGGTATTCGGGCATGTACCCTGACAGTTCATATGCCAGAGGATGAATTGGAATCACCACCTCGAGAATCGCCACTTGTGGCACCACATGATACTTAG
- the si:rp71-68n21.9 gene encoding kelch-like protein 13 isoform X2 yields the protein MGVSKNCQPSASLTSSQAFNSETHSSAVLQGFNNLRNNGLLCDVTLVPEDGDERFPVHRAIMASASDYFKAMFTGGMKEQELMSIKLHGISKTGLKNIIEFIYTSKLSLNMDNLQDILEAASFLQIMPILEFCKELLISQVSLENCVEIGRIANAYHLTKVDDYIKDCILKNLLTLLNNGEFIKLSYDQLAFALGNDSLKNCSELQLFKAACQWLQHEECRMQFAAKLMKHIRFPLMSPQELLEHVQKVEFMRTDTTCVNLLLEASNYQMLPYMQPIMQSERTRIRSNSTHLVTLGGVLRQQLLVSKELRLFDENTQMWKSLAAMDVPRYQHGVAVIGNFLFVVGGQSNYDTKGKTAVDTTYRYDPRYNKWKQMGSLNEKRTFFHLSALKGNLYAVGGRNVAGELATVERYNPTTNEWTFATRMNEPHYGHAGTVHGGYMYISGGITHDTFQKELQCYNPETNSWSRKSDMSTVRGLHCMCSVGDRLYVIGGNHFRGTNDYDDVLCCEYYCPNADQWSHIAPMLRGQSDVGVAVFNNNIYVIGGYSWNNRCMVEIVQKYDPEKNEWQKVFDVPEPLGGIRACTLTVHMPEDELESPPRESPLVAPHDT from the exons ATGGGAGTGTCAAAAAATTGCCAGCCTTCTGCTTCTCTTACAAGCTCTCAAGCCTTCAACAGTGAGACACATAGCTCAGCTGTGCTGCAG GGGTTTAACAACCTGAGAAATAATGGTTTACTCTGCGATGTTACTTTAGTGCCAGAAGATGGAGATGAAAGATTTCCTGTGCATAGAGCCATTATGGCATCAGCGAGTGACTATTTTAAGGCCATGTTCACAG GTGGTATGAAAGAACAGGAACTGATGTCTATCAAACTACATGGAATAAGCAAAACAGGACTGAAAAATATTATAGAGTTCATCTATACATCCAAACTGTCTCTCAATATGGACAACCTCCAGGACATACTAGAGGCAGCCAGCTTCCTTCAGATAATGCCTATCCTTGAGTTCTGCAAAGAGCTTCTAATTTCTCAG GTTTCTCTCGAAAACTGTGTCGAAATTGGTCGTATTGCTAATGCATACCACTTGACCAAAGTAGATGATTACATCAAAGACTGTATTCTGAAGAACTTGTTAACACTATTAAACAATGGGGAATTTATTAAGTTGTCATACGACCAACTTGCCTTTGCACTTGGCAATGATAGCCTGAAAAACTGCTCTGAGCTTCAGTTATTTAAAGCTGCCTGTCAGTGGCTGCAGCACGAGGAATGTCGAATGCAGTTTGCTGCAAAACTGATGAAGCACATTCGTTTCCCACTGATGTCACCACAGGAGCTTCTTGAACATGTTCAGAAAGTTGAGTTCATGCGAACTGATACCACTTGTGTTAACCTTCTACTTGAAGCTAGCAACTACCAGATGTTGCCTTACATGCAACCAATCATGCAGTCAGAAAGGACTAGGATCCGTTCCAATtcgacacacctggtcaccctgGGGGGTGTTCTCCGCCAGCAGCTTCTGGTGAGCAAGGAGTTGCGTTTGTTTGATGAGAACACTCAAATGTGGAAGTCGTTGGCTGCCATGGATGTGCCACGTTACCAGCATGGTGTAGCTGTGATTGGAAATTTCCTCTTTGTAGTTGGTGGGCAGAGCAACTATGACACAAAAGGGAAAACAGCTGTTGATACAACATATAGATATGACCCCCGCTACAACAAGTGGAAACAGATGGGCTCCCTAAATGAAAAGAGAACTTTCTTCCATTTAAGTGCTCTTAAAGGAAATCTGTATGCAGTAGGAGGCCGGAATGTTGCTGGAGAATTAG CCACGGTTGAACGCTACAATCCGACAACCAACGAATGGACTTTTGCCACTCGAATGAATGAGCCTCACTATGGACATGCTGGAACAGTTCATGGGGGATACATGTACATATCAG GTGGAATTACTCATGATACATTTCAGAAAGAACTGCAGTGCTATAATCCAGAAACTAACAGTTGGTCCCGAAAATCAGACATGTCTACAGTTCGTGGGTTACATTGTATGTGCTCGGTTGGAGATCGGCTTTATGTTATTGGAGGGAACCATTTCCGGGGCACAAATGACTATGATGACGTACTGTGTTGCGAGTACTATTGCCCGAATGCAGATCAGTGGAGTCACATTGCTCCAATGCTACGTGGACAGAGTGACGTTGGTGTAGCAGTGTTTAACAACAACATATATGTCATTGGGGGCTATTCGTGGAACAATCGTTGCATGGTAGAAATTGTCCAGAAGTACGACCCAGAAAAGAATGAGTGGCAGAAAGTTTTTGATGTGCCTGAACCACTAGGTGGTATTCGGGCATGTACCCTGACAGTTCATATGCCAGAGGATGAATTGGAATCACCACCTCGAGAATCGCCACTTGTGGCACCACATGATACTTAG